From the Gemmatimonadota bacterium genome, the window GTTTGGCCGAGGTCAACGCATCCATCATCTGGCTACATGGACTGGGGGCGGATGGAAACGATTTTGCGCCGATCGTGCCGCAACTGGGGCTGCCGGCGGCCTACGCGGTCCGTTTCTTGTTCCCTTCAGCGCCATCCATCCCGGTGACGATCAACCAGGGGATGGTGATGCCCGCATGGTACGACATCATGGAACTGGGCGAAAACCGGCGTCTCGACGAAGACGGGTTGCGCGCTTCCGCCGGCAAAGTGCATGCGTTGTTGCAACAGGAGATTGATCGGGGCGTACCGAGCGAACGGATCCTGCTGGCGGGCTTCTCCCAGGGCGGCGCGGTCTGTCTCGAAGCCGGCCTGTCGTTCCAGGAC encodes:
- a CDS encoding carboxylesterase — protein: MTDLPVIERTSNSLAEVNASIIWLHGLGADGNDFAPIVPQLGLPAAYAVRFLFPSAPSIPVTINQGMVMPAWYDIMELGENRRLDEDGLRASAGKVHALLQQEIDRGVPSERILLAGFSQGGAVCLEAGLSFQDRIGGIIALSTYFPTAASVVVHPAQSGLPVLVCHGSMDPMLNEPLGRAAVESLRRLGMVPEYHSYPMGHQVSPQEIVQIGQWIRAVL